The following proteins are encoded in a genomic region of Mycolicibacterium confluentis:
- a CDS encoding uracil-DNA glycosylase, protein MLPHPRTGRRFASPVPPGTRWPGDPATAVTPVAGDAAEVERLAAEAARLRDLDAEVSVCRACPRLVAWREEVALVKRRSFADQPYWGRPVPGWGSARPRLFIVGLAPAAHGANRTGRMFTGDRSGDQLFAALHRAGLVNQPLSVDAGDGLRANRIRISAPVRCAPPDNAPTPAERDTCAPWLRAEWTMVAPDVRVIVALGGFAWNVALGLLADQIVGRRPKFGHGAVVTLPSGQQLLGCFHPSQQNMFTGRLTPAMLDEIFADARRRAGI, encoded by the coding sequence GTGTTGCCACATCCCCGGACCGGACGCAGGTTCGCCTCACCCGTCCCGCCCGGGACCCGTTGGCCCGGGGATCCGGCCACCGCGGTCACACCCGTGGCCGGCGACGCGGCCGAGGTGGAGCGGTTGGCTGCCGAGGCTGCCCGTCTGCGCGACCTCGACGCCGAGGTCAGCGTGTGCCGGGCCTGCCCGCGGCTGGTCGCCTGGCGCGAGGAGGTCGCGCTGGTCAAACGCCGCTCATTCGCCGATCAGCCGTACTGGGGCCGGCCAGTCCCCGGGTGGGGTTCTGCGCGCCCGAGGCTGTTCATCGTCGGTCTGGCGCCGGCGGCCCACGGAGCCAACCGGACCGGCCGGATGTTCACCGGCGACCGTTCTGGGGACCAGCTGTTCGCGGCCCTGCACCGCGCCGGACTGGTGAACCAACCGTTGTCCGTCGACGCGGGAGACGGACTGCGGGCCAACCGGATTCGGATCAGCGCACCGGTGCGATGCGCACCGCCGGACAATGCGCCGACCCCGGCCGAACGCGACACCTGCGCACCGTGGCTGCGCGCGGAATGGACGATGGTCGCACCCGACGTGCGGGTCATCGTCGCGCTCGGCGGATTCGCCTGGAACGTGGCGCTGGGCCTGCTCGCGGATCAGATCGTAGGCCGCAGACCGAAGTTCGGGCACGGCGCCGTCGTGACCCTGCCCTCGGGACAGCAGCTTCTCGGGTGCTTCCACCCCAGCCAGCAGAACATGTTCACCGGCCGGCTGACCCCGGCCATGCTCGACGAGATCTTCGCCGACGCGCGCCGACGTGCCGGTATCTGA
- a CDS encoding LLM class flavin-dependent oxidoreductase: MRLSVLDLVPVRTDQTTADALAATVQLAQTADQLGYTRYWLAEHHNMPAVAATSPPVLIGYLAAQTEHIRLGSGGVMLPNHAPLAVAEQFALLEAAAPGRIDLGLGRAPGSDPVTSVLLRGAAGRDDSDVEKFPQYLDEIAAMMSARGVRVDLPARLGRPDYVLKATPEAVGEPRIWLLGSSMYSAHLAAAKGLPYVFAHHFAGHGTDEALDIYREEFQPSDLASEPVTFLTVNASVAPTREEAEELLLPNLLMMARLRTGQPLTALDLVEDAQATKLTPQEQAIVDVGRAKSIVGAPAEAADQLRQLAEKFGVDEVMVNPVGSARRGTEPATAPARTTTLELLAKELF, from the coding sequence ATGCGACTTTCTGTCCTCGATCTGGTTCCGGTGCGCACTGACCAGACCACCGCCGATGCTCTGGCCGCCACGGTGCAGCTCGCCCAGACCGCCGACCAGCTCGGTTACACGCGGTACTGGCTTGCCGAGCATCACAACATGCCTGCCGTCGCGGCCACCAGCCCACCCGTGCTGATCGGCTACCTGGCCGCGCAGACCGAACACATCAGGCTGGGCTCGGGTGGTGTCATGCTGCCCAACCACGCACCTCTGGCGGTTGCCGAGCAGTTCGCACTGCTCGAGGCCGCCGCACCCGGCCGCATCGACCTTGGCCTCGGCCGGGCGCCCGGCAGCGACCCGGTGACGTCAGTGCTGCTGCGTGGTGCCGCGGGACGTGACGATTCCGACGTCGAGAAGTTCCCGCAGTACCTCGACGAGATCGCGGCCATGATGAGCGCCCGCGGCGTGCGGGTCGACCTGCCTGCGCGCCTGGGCCGCCCCGACTACGTCCTCAAGGCCACCCCCGAGGCGGTCGGTGAACCGCGCATCTGGCTGCTGGGATCGTCGATGTACTCCGCACACCTGGCCGCCGCCAAGGGCCTGCCGTACGTGTTCGCCCACCACTTCGCCGGGCACGGCACCGACGAGGCGCTGGATATCTACCGCGAGGAGTTCCAGCCCAGCGATCTGGCGAGTGAACCCGTGACGTTCCTGACGGTCAACGCCTCCGTGGCGCCCACGCGCGAGGAGGCCGAGGAACTCCTGCTGCCGAACCTGCTCATGATGGCGCGCCTGCGGACCGGCCAGCCCCTGACCGCACTCGATCTGGTCGAGGACGCGCAGGCCACCAAGCTGACCCCGCAGGAGCAGGCCATCGTCGACGTCGGCCGGGCCAAGTCCATCGTCGGCGCGCCCGCCGAAGCCGCCGACCAGTTGCGCCAGTTGGCCGAGAAGTTCGGTGTCGACGAGGTGATGGTCAACCCGGTCGGGTCGGCGCGCCGCGGCACCGAACCCGCCACCGCGCCTGCGCGCACCACCACGTTGGAACTGCTGGCCAAGGAACTGTTCTAA
- a CDS encoding NAD(P)/FAD-dependent oxidoreductase, translating to MTTGKHRILVVGGGTAGISVAARLLRRGHSDVAVIEPSATHYYQPLWTLVGGGRAKAATSARPEASVMPKGATWIRNAAATVDPDNNTVTCVDGATYEYDALVVCPGIQLDWNRTEGLQEALGKDGVSSNYRFDLAPRTWDFIRNVRSGTAVFAMPSGPIKCAGAPQKIAYLAADHWRSQGVLKDIDVHLVVPTPRLFGIPAIADSLESVAADYGITVHAGAEVTSIDAAAHKVAVTPVGTAGSTTMLPYDVLHTAPRQSAPDWIKDSPLSTGDANGYVEIDKHTLQHVRYPNVFSLGDAGSTPNSKTGAAIRKQAPVVVANVEAHLAGQPLTASYNGYGSCPIVTSGHSMLLAEFDYDLNITPSMPVLNPVTPHRSYWYLKKYGLPFMYWNLMLKGLA from the coding sequence GTGACCACTGGAAAACATCGGATCCTCGTCGTCGGCGGCGGAACGGCCGGCATCTCGGTCGCCGCCCGGCTGCTGCGCCGGGGCCACTCCGACGTCGCCGTCATCGAACCGTCCGCCACGCACTACTACCAACCGCTGTGGACGCTCGTCGGCGGCGGACGGGCCAAAGCGGCCACCAGTGCGCGCCCCGAGGCATCCGTGATGCCCAAGGGCGCCACATGGATCCGCAACGCCGCAGCCACGGTCGATCCCGACAACAACACCGTCACGTGTGTCGACGGCGCGACCTACGAGTACGACGCCCTGGTGGTGTGTCCGGGCATCCAGCTGGACTGGAACCGAACCGAGGGCCTGCAGGAGGCCCTCGGCAAGGACGGCGTGTCGTCGAACTATCGCTTCGACCTCGCCCCGCGCACCTGGGATTTCATCCGCAACGTGCGTTCGGGGACCGCGGTGTTCGCGATGCCGTCGGGCCCGATCAAGTGCGCCGGCGCACCGCAGAAGATCGCCTACCTGGCCGCCGACCACTGGCGTTCACAGGGCGTGCTGAAGGACATCGACGTGCACCTGGTGGTGCCCACGCCGCGTCTCTTCGGCATTCCGGCCATCGCGGACAGCCTCGAGAGCGTGGCTGCCGACTACGGCATCACGGTGCACGCAGGAGCCGAGGTGACGTCGATCGACGCGGCAGCCCACAAGGTCGCGGTGACGCCCGTCGGGACCGCCGGGTCCACCACGATGCTGCCCTACGACGTGCTGCACACCGCGCCCCGCCAGTCGGCGCCGGACTGGATCAAGGACAGTCCGCTTTCGACGGGTGACGCAAACGGTTACGTCGAGATCGACAAGCACACCCTGCAGCACGTCCGGTACCCCAACGTGTTCAGCCTGGGCGACGCCGGATCGACGCCGAACTCCAAGACCGGTGCGGCCATCCGCAAACAGGCGCCGGTGGTGGTGGCCAACGTCGAGGCGCACCTGGCCGGACAACCGCTGACGGCGTCGTACAACGGCTACGGATCGTGTCCGATCGTGACGTCGGGGCACTCGATGCTGCTGGCCGAGTTCGACTACGACCTGAACATCACACCGTCGATGCCGGTGTTGAACCCGGTCACGCCGCACCGCAGCTACTGGTACCTGAAGAAGTACGGTCTGCCGTTCATGTACTGGAACCTGATGCTGAAGGGCCTGGCCTAG